The Tenebrio molitor chromosome 5, icTenMoli1.1, whole genome shotgun sequence genome segment caaatcaaaatcaaaatgagcagaaaacaaataaaaagtcAACAGCAACAGATGACATAGTGGTTGTGTATAATAGGGTTCCAAAAACGGGATCCACTAGTTTTATAGGTGTCGCTTATGATTTGTgtaaaaagaataaatttcATGTTTTACATGTTAATATAACTGCCAATAATCATATTTTATCATTAAATAATCAACACAATTTTGTCCATAATGTAACAAATTGGGACATAATGAAACCTGCAGTATACCATGGACACTTTGCTTTTATAGACTTTACAAAATTCGGGGTGCCCAAaccgttatttattaatattttacgtAAACCATTGGACAGATTTAtttcatattattattttgtgagGTATGGAGATAATTATCGACCATATTTAGTGCGACGGAAACATGGAAACACCATGGTGAGGACGTCATAAGTAAAAGAAGACGTtaccagattttattttttagtcttTTGATGAATGTGTCGAAAAGAACTTACCTGACTGTGATCCCAGTCACATGTGGCTGCAAATTCCATTTCTTTGTGGACATGCAACAAATTGCTGGAAACCAGGCAATAAATGGGCACTGGctgaagcaaaaaaaaatttggtgaacaattatttattagtgGGAGTTACAGAAGAGATAAACGATTTTGTTGCGATATTGGAGCAGACGCTGCCGAAGATATTTAAGGGTGCACTGGATCATTATTTAACCAGTAACAAGTCACATTTGAGGCAGACTGTACAAAAGGATTTGCCATCTTCTGCTACTGTGAAGAAAATACAAGAAAGTGCCATTTGGCAAATGGAAAATGAACTTTATGAATTTGCCTTGGACCAATTCCATTTTATTAAGAAACATACTTTAAAAGATAAAATGCAAAATGTTATGtatgaaaaaattagaccaaaATCTATTTGAtctaataattttaagtaaaaattactttgaaagatcacaaaatatatttatttacgtttttaattttaatatcttGTTTGCCGGGTTTTCGATACAACTGCTAACTTGccatttcatattttgtattttgaagcgtcactttgaaaattcaaacattCAAATCAAGCTGTtaacagtgttgccaatctaatttagAAGTCATAGCccactttaattataaatttaaatgatctcacggtaccAAAATGTTCTGAAATAGAGAtaatgggccgtatgatttccctttcattaaagttaaagaacgtcattaaattgttttgtctctgtctaacatagtgcttggcatatactctcactttgtctaatcaattatttagctaatgaaaggcttaacgaatgggaaatcatacggacctttgttattaaattattttgtcaaaaaaaaaaaaaattgcatgcAGACATGCTtttcaatattaatttatCCAATTATTGACTTTCTACCGTATAGAGTTTCTATGGTCGTCACGTGACCAGTAAAGTGAGCAAGTGACAAGTTATCATATGACATGAAAACCTAGTCATATGACATAAAGTAGTTTGGCATAAAATTcaagttttttggttttggtAAATTAAGGGTTCGTCGTACAATATGTGGGCCGGGCTAATATGTACCGCGACCGTTGTGGCATTTGGTAAGATGAAATTTTCTAGTGAAATCTAGATATTACCATCAACGCCCATTTTTAACCACattgataaaattatattaattttaagcTTCTGGAAGCGGTGAATTGACCGTGTTTCATCACCCAAAGAGTCTAGTGTTCAAAGGCCATGATCATGTGAAAGAAAGCATTTTAAAAGAAGTATATTCAACTGCTTTAGGATTCTCAACAGAGCAGTATTCAAATTGGAATGGTTTGTTTATTGAAGACCCTTTTAACTTAGCTGAAGCTATAGTGACTATTGCTGTGGATGGTGTTTCTGATATTGGCACTGGAAAAGGTCACCATTTCCCACTTAAAACAGATGAAGATGAATCAAACATTTATTCAGCATTGAAGAGAAGAATTTTGCAAAGGTATCCAGAAAGTGATAGCCACTTGGTCAGGATTAATCTTGCAGATGGATTAGAACaggttaatttttactaattaatataaacatattttttcacatgATTATTTTGTAGGTTCATAAATATGAAAtctttgaaaaagtgaaacaaGACAAGCCTAAAAAGCATGTCCACAATTATCTAAAGGTTAATGTAGATGAGGATCGCaactttttgagtgaaattacattattaaatgaaattgctAACCAGGTGAGCAAATACTAAGAGTAAATAAAGATGTTTCAAACTTCTTTCTAGATTGAACAATCTCCTATTGTTCATGATGACAATATTCCTGATATTTTCTGGTTTAAAAGTGAGAGTCTACATCCACTGACAGATTTATATGGTGAAAATTCTACCCAAGTAAAAGAAGCTAAACAGCTTCTTAATGATGTCATTCTCACTTTgaataatgtttttaataaaaaatacaatggCAAAGTTTTGGTGAGTGTGGTATCTAGTGATGCTATTCATACAAGACGTGCTAGAAATATTCTAGAAACTGATACTGAGAAAAACTCAGCTACCCTGGTAAACAATTTAATTCTTGTACAAGTTGCAAtatttttgagattttattGCAGGTGAATGCAGCAAAATATTACAGCAAAGATTATccagtaatttttaatataattttgtgGTTTGGAGTTGCAATGGTATTTACTCTGTTGGCAATTTGTATTGCCACTGCTACAATGGATCCTGGAAGAGATTCAATTATTTATCGTATGACTAGCACTCGCTTGAAGAAAGACAATTAACTTGAGGATTTAACTTTTATTGTCCTGTTGTTTGTTTCTTCATATTTGTAGATGTTTGTGTAAAATATGCTGTATTTAAGTTGCTTATTATAGAagattattacaaaaaatttgaagtATTTGTTGGTTGTATTAAAATAGTTGTGATTAGCTTTAGATTATGTTTACTTAAGGTACATGTaagtaaaataacaataaacaataagtttattatttcactttatttttgaagactttttttcttaaattaaaataatttaagattTACACTATTCATCTAGAAGGTGACTATCacaagtaattaattaatatttgggCGCTGGATTCTCTACTTTTGAGTAGTCAAGGTTTGGcgaataaaactgaaaatgaaatatgtttAGGTTATATCATAAGTGGTGTATGAAGACGGCTTACCTTATACTGTTTACCTCTAAATTCTTCGTTGGATATCTCACCTTTTCGATTCCACTGAACGTCCGGATTACGAAGTGCAAGTCGAAGTGTGTAACCGACAGCCCCCACACACCCCAGCCCCACACAAACGTAAAGCGGTATcaactacaaaaaattaaagaaatactGACACCACAAATCGTTATGTACTTACTGCCTTATGCTTTTTAAGGCTTGCCAAAGACATTCCCTGCATGATTATACGATTAATTTAGTTCTTTTCTACAAACCCCACAAATAATGGCGCAATCGAAATATTCCGTGGCCAACTGCGCAATCCGCAATCTTTTTCGAGATGTGTACGTGACCTTTGTCAAACAGAGATGAGAGCTATCGAATTAGCATTGGTGAAACAAGGAAAAACATACAACGTGTAGCAAGCTGTTGGGGCAACGTAAAATGCAGCAACGTTACATAATAACAAAAACTTATCTGGTGCATAGGAGCAGAGGAAAATTCAGaatgttgttaaaattttcttacGAAAATTGTAAGGCATCCTGCATAAGTTTACAACACACTTATGAAAGCAGATACTGTTGAGTTGAATGATTTTTCAGTGTGGGCGCGCTAAATTCAAATAGAAGGCGGAgctgcaaaaatatttttagcggAATAAATAACCAAAGACAAGAGTTCgtataatgataataaaagtAATCATTAATTTACACAGAATAGTAAATGTGACCAGTATTCAATTTAAAATGGAATGTTTGTTACAGatttacgaaaaaaataatttccaaatGGTTTTGCGGTTTAGAAGATGTTTTTCAAGAAACTTTTTAACACTCATcttcgtttaaaaaattcttttaaaggcgacaaaaaaaaaccgtaaTAAATTCTATACATAAGCAATTCAATTAAATCACTACTTTTCTAGTGCATAATTACCTTAGTCAAGTcttaattttttcatattttaatcacataattatataaattaaataaaaagtttatATTTGTTTCAAATAAAGCTTTATCCATCGTCGTACACTTTAAATGTCTTTGACCCATtaactttaaaatttgtaaagtggaCTGGGATTCTCATCAACTGGCATTGCGTCATTACAGCATCTGCTAGTACATACTTCCTTGTCGTAAATTGGTTTGTAATTCAAATTATGAACAGAAAAACTATGTCATTCATTGCGAATGCAACGTGTTTTATAAATaactaaatttaatgtaaTCATTATTGAACCAACAACCATGCATGTCTTcgaaatatttgaata includes the following:
- the LOC138130688 gene encoding heparin sulfate O-sulfotransferase-like, which translates into the protein MTNVRLGYLLTIFVMSSIAIIYQIQIVRLQEKIFHLETNQNQNEQKTNKKSTATDDIVVVYNRVPKTGSTSFIGVAYDLCKKNKFHVLHVNITANNHILSLNNQHNFVHNVTNWDIMKPAVYHGHFAFIDFTKFGVPKPLFINILRKPLDRFISYYYFVRYGDNYRPYLVRRKHGNTMSFDECVEKNLPDCDPSHMWLQIPFLCGHATNCWKPGNKWALAEAKKNLVNNYLLVGVTEEINDFVAILEQTLPKIFKGALDHYLTSNKSHLRQTVQKDLPSSATVKKIQESAIWQMENELYEFALDQFHFIKKHTLKDKMQNVMYEKIRPKSI
- the ATP6AP2 gene encoding ATPase H(+)-transporting accessory protein 2 yields the protein MWAGLICTATVVAFASGSGELTVFHHPKSLVFKGHDHVKESILKEVYSTALGFSTEQYSNWNGLFIEDPFNLAEAIVTIAVDGVSDIGTGKGHHFPLKTDEDESNIYSALKRRILQRYPESDSHLVRINLADGLEQVHKYEIFEKVKQDKPKKHVHNYLKVNVDEDRNFLSEITLLNEIANQIEQSPIVHDDNIPDIFWFKSESLHPLTDLYGENSTQVKEAKQLLNDVILTLNNVFNKKYNGKVLVSVVSSDAIHTRRARNILETDTEKNSATLVNAAKYYSKDYPVIFNIILWFGVAMVFTLLAICIATATMDPGRDSIIYRMTSTRLKKDN
- the ND-MLRQ gene encoding cytochrome c oxidase subunit NDUFA4, which translates into the protein MQGMSLASLKKHKALIPLYVCVGLGCVGAVGYTLRLALRNPDVQWNRKGEISNEEFRGKQYKFYSPNLDYSKVENPAPKY